The Niastella koreensis GR20-10 genome includes a window with the following:
- a CDS encoding DUF3592 domain-containing protein gives MYSFCLWMGLLILSTGMYDFYSRIKSIKSGTITMATVVEQKKDIDEGTYTPIFRFYTHDKDEVRIEDNVATSPPAFSIGEQVKVAYQKDFPREAVILTYWGSFGGAMILIGISLILLFISGSYYWATHFLSTLTVGSRNNHF, from the coding sequence ATGTATTCATTTTGTTTATGGATGGGGTTACTTATACTTAGCACTGGCATGTATGATTTTTATAGCCGTATCAAATCTATAAAAAGCGGAACAATAACGATGGCAACAGTTGTTGAACAGAAAAAAGATATAGACGAAGGAACATATACGCCCATCTTCAGGTTTTACACACACGATAAAGATGAAGTTAGAATTGAAGACAATGTTGCAACCAGCCCACCAGCATTTTCAATTGGGGAACAGGTAAAGGTGGCTTACCAAAAAGACTTTCCCCGTGAGGCGGTAATACTCACTTATTGGGGCTCATTTGGCGGGGCCATGATATTAATTGGCATATCCCTGATCCTATTATTCATTTCCGGTTCATATTATTGGGCAACACACTTTTTAAGCACTTTGACAGTTGGTTCACGAAATAACCATTTTTAA
- a CDS encoding DUF3592 domain-containing protein, translating into MEYIFTLGLGMLILGIWLLKKRISFIKNGNRATATVIQINEYADGESAHFKFKTKDNKEIIFYRSGSSGGKTWCIGDETSVVYDEQAPNQVVILTFINAFGIPLAMLMVALLLLFISGRFYWSQYFFNSLH; encoded by the coding sequence ATGGAATACATCTTCACGCTTGGCCTGGGAATGCTTATCCTGGGTATATGGTTGCTTAAGAAGCGCATCTCTTTTATAAAAAATGGGAACAGGGCAACTGCAACAGTCATACAAATAAATGAATATGCAGACGGTGAAAGCGCACATTTTAAATTCAAGACCAAGGACAACAAAGAAATAATTTTTTATCGCTCCGGTTCAAGTGGTGGTAAAACATGGTGCATAGGTGATGAAACCAGTGTAGTTTATGACGAGCAAGCCCCCAACCAAGTGGTAATACTTACTTTTATTAACGCATTTGGCATTCCTCTGGCCATGTTGATGGTGGCACTACTCTTACTTTTTATCTCCGGCCGATTTTACTGGTCACAATACTTTTTTAATTCATTGCATTAA
- a CDS encoding phosphoribosylaminoimidazolesuccinocarboxamide synthase — MKSLQFPQQTKFYKGKVRDVYTIDDQWLVMIASDRISAFDVILPRPIPYKGQVLNQIAAYMLQATHDICANWLVSVPAPNVSIGKKCEPFKIEMVVRGNLTGHAWRTYASGKRELCGVPLPEGMKENDYFPTPIITPSTKAEAGHDEDISKEQIIATGLASAEDWAILEDYALKLFARGKEIAAKQGLILVDTKYEFGKIGDTVFLMDEIHTPDSSRYFYANGFEERQKTGERQQQLSKEFVREWLIANNFMGKEGQTVPEMSDEWINTISKRYIELYEKVIGEPFKPEALTEEETYTRVVKALGELK, encoded by the coding sequence ATGAAATCATTACAATTTCCGCAGCAGACGAAGTTTTATAAAGGCAAGGTCAGAGATGTGTATACCATTGACGATCAGTGGCTCGTAATGATAGCCAGTGACCGTATCTCTGCGTTCGACGTGATATTACCCCGCCCCATTCCTTATAAAGGACAAGTATTAAATCAGATTGCTGCATATATGTTGCAGGCTACCCACGACATTTGTGCCAACTGGTTAGTATCAGTTCCTGCACCCAATGTATCGATCGGTAAAAAATGTGAGCCATTTAAAATTGAAATGGTAGTACGGGGTAATTTAACGGGCCATGCCTGGCGTACCTATGCCAGCGGAAAACGCGAATTATGCGGAGTTCCTTTACCTGAAGGAATGAAAGAAAATGATTATTTCCCCACGCCAATTATAACACCCAGCACCAAGGCGGAAGCTGGTCACGATGAAGATATTTCAAAAGAACAGATCATTGCTACCGGACTGGCATCGGCCGAAGATTGGGCTATACTGGAAGATTATGCGCTGAAGCTGTTTGCCCGGGGTAAAGAAATTGCAGCCAAACAGGGATTGATATTAGTAGATACAAAATATGAGTTTGGGAAGATCGGCGACACAGTTTTTTTGATGGATGAGATCCATACTCCGGACAGCAGCCGCTATTTTTATGCAAATGGCTTTGAAGAAAGGCAAAAAACCGGCGAACGCCAGCAACAGCTCAGTAAAGAATTTGTGCGCGAATGGCTTATTGCCAACAATTTTATGGGTAAAGAAGGTCAAACGGTTCCCGAAATGAGCGATGAGTGGATCAACACCATTTCAAAACGATATATTGAATTATATGAGAAAGTGATCGGGGAACCATTTAAACCCGAAGCACTCACAGAAGAGGAAACCTATACCCGCGTGGTTAAGGCCCTTGGTGAACTGAAATAA
- a CDS encoding TonB-dependent receptor has translation MSRCSRCLAALSLLLLITIAASSQTTISGTVRNSTNKEIIPFATVSIKGSNAGTFTNDKGSFKLTTSHALPLTLVVSSVGFASKDVPVSSAGAIDVDLEPGTSLGAEVVVSASRVPERILESPVSIERMNVGAIRASAAPNYYDGIANLKGVDLTTSSLTFRTISTRGFNGSGNLRFNQLVDGMDNQAPGLNFSVGNIVGQTELDVDNVELLQGASSALYGSGGMNGTLLMTSKDPFKYQGLSFQVKQGFMHFNDPAQDNATPYYDWALRYAKKINDKLAFRVSGQFIKAQDWQATDYRNLNRNNVFSELKPGDRTSDPNYDGVNVFGDEASANLASLAQAGIFGPTNTTLPGVATTLAGALGRPPTQQEIVGYYATHPAYSTYYALANGLANGWYNQNVSRSGYNEKDLVDYNAYNVKLSGELRYKFNDNVEAIVAGNWGTGTTVYTGADRYSIKNLKMGQYKLEFKGKNWFVRGYTIQENSGDAYTATTAAVAINRAWKADADWFNQYLATYTTQRFGGATADAAHTKARETAQMGALMPGTPEYQAAFDKAKSMSIKEGGARFMDASDMYHFEGQYNFSDKIKWAEVLVGANYRLYSLNSHGTIFADTAGRINISEVGGYAQVSKWVVDDLLKLTVSGRYDKNENFNGRFTPRATALIKVAKDNSFRLSYQQAYRFPSTQDQWINLRTPASVLIGGLPDFYTFYHFDNSPAYTAESITKYRTTANPNDLVVADFGTLKPEIANSYEIGYRGLITKDLLIDAYGYYSQYKDFLGRQAVGRPQNASTDQTKLLSPFTTDNYSFIYNSKNTVNAIGWGVSVNYNLAKGYQVGVNVSGDQLHNVESGLVTFFNTPKVRYNVSFGNEKVNNSNWGFNILYRWQDEMLWEGTFGTGQVASFSSLDGQVNYRLPKIKSMIKLGATNLLNKYYTTAFGNPSVGGLYYVSFGYNVF, from the coding sequence ATGAGTAGATGCTCTCGTTGCCTGGCAGCTTTATCCTTGCTCTTATTGATTACGATTGCTGCCAGCTCACAAACCACTATTTCCGGGACCGTACGAAATAGTACAAACAAAGAAATAATTCCTTTTGCCACGGTTTCTATCAAAGGCTCCAATGCCGGAACCTTTACCAATGACAAAGGAAGTTTCAAGCTCACCACCTCCCATGCCTTGCCCCTCACCCTTGTAGTTTCTTCAGTAGGCTTTGCGTCAAAAGATGTTCCGGTATCCAGTGCCGGGGCCATCGATGTAGACCTTGAACCTGGGACCAGTTTAGGAGCCGAGGTGGTTGTTTCGGCCAGCCGCGTTCCTGAACGCATACTGGAATCGCCAGTGTCGATTGAACGCATGAATGTTGGGGCCATACGGGCCTCAGCTGCTCCAAACTATTATGATGGGATAGCTAACCTGAAAGGTGTTGATCTTACAACATCCAGTTTAACTTTTCGTACCATCAGCACCCGCGGTTTTAACGGCAGTGGTAATCTCCGGTTTAACCAGCTGGTTGATGGAATGGATAACCAGGCCCCTGGTTTGAATTTTAGCGTGGGTAATATTGTTGGCCAAACAGAACTGGATGTTGACAACGTAGAATTGTTACAGGGCGCTTCTTCAGCCCTGTATGGTTCAGGGGGGATGAACGGAACGTTGTTAATGACCAGTAAAGATCCCTTCAAATACCAGGGGCTAAGCTTCCAGGTGAAACAGGGATTTATGCATTTTAACGATCCCGCCCAGGACAATGCCACACCGTATTACGATTGGGCCCTTCGCTATGCAAAAAAGATCAATGACAAATTAGCCTTCAGGGTTTCGGGCCAGTTTATAAAAGCCCAGGACTGGCAGGCTACCGATTACCGTAACCTGAACAGGAATAACGTGTTCAGTGAATTGAAACCAGGCGATCGTACCTCAGACCCCAATTACGATGGGGTGAATGTGTTTGGTGATGAAGCCAGTGCCAATTTGGCTTCACTGGCGCAGGCGGGTATATTTGGCCCTACAAATACCACACTTCCTGGTGTCGCAACCACTCTGGCTGGTGCGTTAGGCAGGCCTCCAACCCAACAGGAAATTGTTGGTTATTATGCTACCCATCCGGCTTATTCCACTTATTATGCATTGGCAAACGGACTGGCGAATGGTTGGTATAATCAAAATGTAAGCCGTTCGGGGTACAATGAAAAAGACCTGGTGGATTATAATGCCTATAACGTAAAACTGTCTGGCGAACTGCGCTATAAATTTAATGACAATGTAGAGGCTATAGTAGCCGGTAACTGGGGAACCGGTACCACCGTGTATACCGGCGCAGACCGCTATAGCATCAAGAACCTGAAAATGGGTCAATATAAGTTGGAATTTAAAGGCAAGAACTGGTTTGTACGCGGCTATACCATCCAGGAAAATTCAGGTGATGCCTATACTGCTACTACAGCAGCTGTGGCTATTAACCGGGCCTGGAAAGCTGATGCCGACTGGTTCAATCAATACCTTGCTACATATACTACACAGCGTTTTGGCGGTGCAACTGCTGATGCGGCTCATACCAAAGCCAGAGAAACAGCACAGATGGGCGCTTTAATGCCTGGCACTCCAGAATATCAGGCTGCTTTTGATAAAGCAAAGAGCATGTCAATAAAAGAGGGTGGCGCCAGATTTATGGATGCAAGCGACATGTACCATTTTGAAGGACAGTACAATTTCAGCGACAAAATAAAATGGGCCGAAGTACTGGTAGGCGCCAACTACCGGTTGTATTCATTAAACTCCCATGGGACCATCTTTGCTGATACCGCTGGACGCATTAATATTAGTGAAGTAGGCGGCTACGCACAGGTATCTAAATGGGTGGTTGACGATCTGTTGAAATTAACGGTTTCGGGCCGTTACGATAAGAATGAAAACTTCAATGGGCGATTTACCCCGCGGGCTACTGCCCTGATAAAAGTGGCAAAAGACAACAGTTTCCGCCTATCGTATCAGCAGGCGTATCGTTTTCCTTCCACACAAGATCAATGGATCAACCTGAGAACACCGGCCAGTGTGCTCATAGGCGGACTGCCGGATTTTTATACGTTCTATCACTTCGATAACAGTCCGGCGTATACAGCTGAGAGTATAACCAAATACAGAACGACCGCAAATCCAAATGACCTGGTAGTGGCCGATTTTGGAACCCTGAAGCCGGAAATAGCCAACTCGTATGAAATAGGTTACCGCGGCTTAATCACCAAAGACCTGTTAATAGATGCGTATGGCTATTACAGCCAGTATAAGGACTTCCTGGGCCGTCAGGCAGTGGGAAGGCCACAAAACGCAAGTACAGATCAAACAAAGCTATTAAGTCCGTTTACCACCGATAACTATTCGTTTATTTACAATTCAAAAAATACAGTAAATGCAATAGGTTGGGGAGTGAGTGTGAATTATAACCTGGCAAAAGGCTATCAGGTGGGTGTGAACGTTTCAGGCGACCAGTTGCATAATGTAGAATCGGGCCTGGTAACCTTCTTCAATACGCCTAAAGTGCGTTACAACGTTTCATTCGGTAATGAAAAGGTAAATAATTCAAACTGGGGCTTCAACATCCTGTATCGCTGGCAGGATGAAATGCTGTGGGAAGGAACCTTTGGTACTGGCCAGGTAGCCTCATTCAGTTCATTGGATGGCCAGGTTAACTATCGCCTGCCAAAGATCAAAAGTATGATCAAACTCGGCGCCACTAATCTGTTGAATAAATACTATACCACTGCCTTTGGCAACCCAAGCGTAGGTGGTTTGTACTATGTGAGCTTTGGGTATAATGTGTTTTAA
- a CDS encoding ABC transporter permease, with translation MLINFFKTALRNFWRNKTYSFLNIFGLSVGIACAALIFLWVENELSYDNFNKKKDRLFYIRENQKYDTYTATFGSTPGLMGPAIQAEIPGIANTCRTSEGSMQYLVTIGDKSMYSSGQFAEPSLFTMFTLPFVQGNAATAFNQLYSIVITEKAARKFFGDDNNILGRTVRLNSHHDYVVSGVLKDIPENSTLQFEWVAPFEIIFNERKWLLNWGNNSISTYVELKPGVAAASVNKILYNFIQKREPKSIARPFLFPMKDWRLRDKFDNGVQTGGGRIEYVRLFSVIAGIILLIACINFMNLSTARSEKRAKEVGIRKVLGSGNRDLIFQFLGEALVMSLLAGLIALLIITLTLPAFNLLVQKNLHLSIGSPAHILALLSIILTCGLLSGSYPSFYLSFFNPIFVLKGIKQKAGSAEFIRKGLVVLQFSTSIILIISTIIIFQQIQHVKSRNLGFDKNNLLQTDVVGDVAKNYTAIKQDLLTTGLIENVALTDHVTMYGGNNTNGLTWEGKPASAMILISTRYVSPEFFQTSGINLMEGRDLTISDSMANKTINVVITQSLEKLMGKGSALGKRIWYEGNTDGEGAQVIGVVNDYVYNDMYGKSDPVMFFYTEPKNTSQMYVRFKPQADLEKALAKVETTLKKYNPAYPFSYQFVDDQFNKMFMSEELISKLSRTFAILAIFISCLGLFALASYATERRTKEIGVRKVLGASITSITTLLSKDFLKLVVVSCLVAFPLAWWVMHTWLQDYQYRITISWWIFPIAGMVAILIAILTISFQSVKAAIANPVKSLRTE, from the coding sequence ATGCTCATTAACTTCTTTAAAACAGCCCTCCGTAATTTCTGGCGGAACAAGACATATAGTTTTCTGAACATATTTGGCCTGTCGGTAGGTATTGCCTGCGCAGCCCTTATCTTTTTATGGGTGGAGAATGAATTGAGTTATGACAACTTTAATAAAAAGAAAGACCGCTTATTCTATATCCGGGAGAACCAGAAGTACGATACCTATACGGCTACATTTGGGAGCACGCCCGGTTTAATGGGGCCGGCCATACAGGCTGAAATCCCGGGTATTGCCAATACCTGCCGTACCTCAGAAGGAAGTATGCAGTATCTCGTTACTATTGGCGATAAGTCGATGTATTCGAGTGGCCAGTTTGCCGAACCTTCTTTATTCACCATGTTCACCCTGCCCTTTGTGCAGGGCAATGCAGCAACAGCTTTTAATCAATTATACTCCATTGTTATTACAGAAAAGGCTGCCAGAAAATTTTTCGGCGATGATAACAACATCCTGGGCAGAACCGTTCGCCTGAACAGCCACCATGATTATGTAGTGAGCGGTGTACTGAAAGACATTCCTGAAAACAGTACCCTGCAATTTGAATGGGTGGCTCCTTTTGAGATAATTTTTAATGAAAGAAAATGGTTATTGAATTGGGGTAATAATTCCATAAGCACCTATGTTGAATTGAAACCTGGTGTTGCGGCTGCATCTGTAAATAAGATCCTTTACAATTTTATTCAAAAAAGAGAACCCAAATCAATAGCCCGCCCCTTTTTATTTCCCATGAAGGATTGGCGGCTGCGCGATAAGTTTGACAATGGCGTTCAAACCGGCGGCGGCCGTATTGAATACGTTCGCTTGTTTTCCGTTATTGCAGGCATCATTCTGTTAATAGCCTGCATCAATTTCATGAACCTTTCTACTGCCCGAAGTGAGAAAAGAGCCAAAGAAGTAGGCATCAGAAAAGTGTTGGGTAGCGGCAACAGAGACCTTATTTTTCAATTCCTGGGCGAAGCCCTGGTGATGTCTTTACTGGCGGGTTTGATTGCCCTGCTCATTATTACGCTTACCCTGCCTGCGTTTAATTTGCTGGTGCAGAAAAACCTGCACTTAAGTATTGGCAGTCCTGCACATATCCTGGCCTTGCTGTCCATTATATTGACCTGTGGATTGTTATCCGGCAGTTATCCATCTTTCTATTTGTCTTTTTTCAACCCCATATTTGTTTTAAAAGGCATCAAACAAAAAGCAGGCAGCGCTGAGTTTATCAGAAAAGGATTGGTGGTATTGCAATTTTCCACTTCCATCATCCTGATCATAAGCACCATCATCATTTTTCAACAGATCCAGCATGTAAAAAGCAGGAACCTGGGTTTCGATAAAAATAACCTGCTGCAAACAGATGTGGTGGGCGACGTAGCCAAAAACTACACTGCCATTAAACAGGACCTGCTCACTACCGGCCTGATTGAAAATGTTGCCCTGACCGATCATGTTACCATGTACGGAGGCAACAATACCAATGGCCTCACCTGGGAAGGCAAACCGGCATCTGCAATGATCTTAATTTCCACCCGGTATGTAAGTCCCGAATTCTTTCAAACCTCAGGAATTAACCTGATGGAAGGAAGAGACCTGACCATATCTGATTCCATGGCGAACAAAACAATAAATGTTGTTATTACACAGTCATTGGAAAAGCTGATGGGTAAAGGCAGCGCATTGGGTAAAAGAATTTGGTACGAGGGTAATACAGATGGCGAAGGCGCCCAGGTCATAGGCGTGGTGAATGATTATGTGTATAACGACATGTACGGTAAGTCTGATCCGGTAATGTTTTTTTATACCGAGCCCAAAAATACTTCACAAATGTATGTGCGGTTTAAACCGCAGGCCGATCTTGAAAAAGCATTGGCCAAAGTTGAAACGACCCTGAAAAAATACAATCCCGCCTATCCTTTCTCTTACCAGTTTGTTGACGATCAGTTCAACAAAATGTTTATGAGTGAAGAACTGATAAGCAAACTGTCAAGGACATTTGCCATCCTGGCTATTTTTATTTCCTGTTTGGGTTTGTTTGCGCTGGCTTCGTATGCCACTGAACGGCGAACAAAAGAGATTGGCGTAAGAAAAGTATTGGGAGCTTCCATTACCAGCATCACTACCCTGTTATCGAAAGATTTTCTGAAACTGGTGGTAGTGTCCTGCCTGGTGGCGTTTCCCCTGGCCTGGTGGGTAATGCATACCTGGCTGCAGGATTATCAATACCGGATCACCATAAGCTGGTGGATCTTTCCCATAGCTGGTATGGTAGCCATTTTAATTGCCATACTTACAATCAGTTTTCAATCTGTAAAAGCGGCTATTGCCAACCCGGTAAAGAGTTTGAGAACGGAGTAG